In Sulfitobacter sp. OXR-159, one DNA window encodes the following:
- a CDS encoding tripartite tricarboxylate transporter permease, translating into MDLFATALPALGEAWALILQPMVLGYLVLGVVTGLAVGVFPGLGGIAGLSLLLPFMFGMDPVLGLALMIGMVAMVPTSDTFASVLMGIPGSSASQATVHDGFPMAKKGQAARALSAAFTSSLFGGLVGAAFLTMFIVIARPIVLSFGLPEMLMISILGLSMVAVLAGRVALKGLAAAGLGLLIGTIGEADAGGSLRMATYDIPYLTDGLKLVIVGLGIFAVPEIVSLLRQDRAISKEAKLGAGWGEGVRDWVANKWLSVRCSLIGVVVGVIPGLGGSVVDWIAYGHAVQTTKDKSNFGKGEVRGVIGPESSNNAKEGGGLVPTLLFGIPGSGSMAIFIGAIALLGSGEIEVGPSMLRDNLDITYSIVWLLALANVVGTLLCIAASGGIAKLTTIRFTYLAPFLFMLISFAAFQSGQNFEDILALFLIGLIGIFLRRFDWSRPAFLIGFVLSNPVEKFSNQAFQIASFRFRKSFEEGMDYIFSPIVIVLLIVTVISVVLGLRQAKSIMAEGDVQSGSKRAPLVFLLIIMGYVVAALINASLIPDYNMTDKIVPLVVGGIALAALLILLVQMILRPESDAIFADKEVSGEDADAPYGLWGTLAWFVGLIVATYFVGFILALLGFLISFLRVRAQAHWPKTLILTACGIALMCVMAGALNRDFPPGLLQGAVDLPWPLN; encoded by the coding sequence ATGGATCTGTTCGCAACCGCTCTGCCTGCGCTTGGCGAGGCATGGGCTCTCATTCTGCAACCTATGGTTCTGGGATATCTGGTGCTGGGCGTGGTCACGGGCCTCGCTGTCGGGGTCTTTCCCGGCCTCGGCGGGATCGCGGGGCTGTCGCTGCTTTTGCCTTTCATGTTCGGCATGGACCCTGTGCTGGGTCTGGCGCTGATGATCGGCATGGTCGCCATGGTGCCAACCTCTGACACCTTTGCTTCGGTTTTAATGGGCATTCCCGGTTCTTCGGCCAGCCAAGCTACGGTGCACGATGGGTTTCCGATGGCCAAAAAGGGCCAAGCCGCACGGGCGCTTTCGGCGGCTTTCACCTCATCCCTCTTTGGCGGTCTGGTTGGCGCGGCGTTCCTGACGATGTTCATCGTCATCGCGCGGCCCATCGTTTTGTCCTTCGGCCTGCCCGAAATGCTGATGATCTCGATCCTCGGCCTGTCGATGGTCGCGGTTCTGGCCGGGCGCGTAGCGCTTAAAGGTCTGGCGGCGGCGGGCCTCGGCCTGCTAATCGGCACCATCGGTGAGGCCGACGCGGGCGGCTCCCTGCGGATGGCGACCTATGACATCCCCTACCTGACGGACGGCTTGAAACTGGTGATCGTCGGCCTTGGCATCTTTGCCGTGCCCGAGATCGTTTCGCTTCTGCGCCAAGACCGGGCGATTTCCAAAGAAGCCAAACTCGGCGCGGGCTGGGGTGAAGGCGTGCGCGACTGGGTTGCCAACAAATGGCTGTCGGTGCGCTGCTCGTTGATCGGCGTGGTCGTCGGTGTCATCCCCGGCCTTGGTGGATCAGTCGTTGACTGGATCGCCTATGGTCACGCGGTTCAAACGACGAAAGACAAATCGAATTTCGGCAAGGGCGAAGTGCGCGGCGTGATCGGGCCGGAAAGCTCGAACAACGCGAAAGAGGGCGGCGGCTTGGTCCCTACCCTGCTCTTCGGCATTCCGGGTTCTGGCTCGATGGCGATTTTCATCGGTGCCATCGCGCTCTTGGGCTCTGGCGAGATCGAAGTCGGCCCCTCAATGCTGCGCGACAACCTCGACATCACCTATTCCATCGTCTGGTTGCTGGCGCTGGCCAACGTCGTCGGCACGCTCTTGTGCATCGCGGCCTCGGGCGGCATTGCCAAGCTGACCACCATCCGCTTCACCTACCTCGCGCCGTTCCTCTTCATGCTGATCTCTTTCGCGGCGTTCCAGTCGGGGCAGAACTTCGAAGACATCCTCGCACTTTTCCTGATCGGGCTGATCGGCATCTTCCTGCGCCGCTTCGACTGGTCGCGCCCGGCTTTCCTCATCGGTTTCGTGCTGTCCAACCCGGTTGAGAAATTCTCGAACCAAGCGTTTCAGATCGCGTCTTTCCGGTTCCGCAAATCCTTTGAGGAAGGCATGGACTATATCTTCTCTCCAATCGTCATCGTGCTGCTGATCGTCACCGTGATCTCGGTCGTGCTGGGCCTGCGTCAGGCCAAGTCGATCATGGCCGAGGGCGACGTTCAGTCCGGCTCCAAACGCGCGCCCTTGGTCTTTTTGCTGATCATCATGGGCTACGTGGTGGCCGCGCTGATCAATGCCTCGCTGATCCCTGACTACAACATGACCGACAAGATCGTGCCGCTGGTCGTGGGGGGGATCGCCTTGGCCGCGCTGCTGATCTTGCTGGTGCAGATGATCCTGCGTCCCGAAAGCGATGCGATCTTTGCCGACAAGGAAGTCTCGGGCGAGGACGCTGATGCGCCCTATGGCCTGTGGGGCACGCTGGCGTGGTTCGTGGGGCTGATCGTCGCAACCTACTTTGTCGGCTTCATCCTCGCGCTCTTGGGCTTTTTGATCAGCTTCCTGCGGGTTCGTGCACAGGCACATTGGCCGAAAACCCTGATCCTGACCGCCTGCGGCATCGCGCTGATGTGCGTCATGGCCGGGGCACTCAACCGTGATTTCCCGCCGGGTCTGCTGCAAGGCGCAGTCGATCTGCCTTGGCCGCTGAACTGA
- a CDS encoding 4-oxalomesaconate tautomerase — protein MRGGTSRGPYFNRADLPQDRETLAEVLLAVVGSGHPLNIDGIGGGAAVTTKVAMLSPSDDSWADVDYFFAQVSVEDRLVDFKPTCGNILSGVGPAAVELGLVQPTGDVTDVKIHAVNTGAKVLSKVLTPGGVLTYDGDTEIAGVPGAGAAVALNFMGVVGSSTGAFLPTGNIRDTFDGIEVTCMDVAMPMVIARAADFGLTGYESVAELDANKEFFARMEAIRLQAGAAMGMGDVAKSVTPKFGLLAPARNGGTIATRYFMPWNTHPSMAVTGAQCLASCALTPGSVADGLLDRPGQSPADVVLEHASGTIDVLVDYDTSDGFALNSAGLLRTARKLADGCVFVPSRIWEGR, from the coding sequence ATGCGCGGCGGCACCTCGCGGGGGCCATACTTCAACCGCGCGGATCTGCCCCAAGACCGCGAAACGCTAGCCGAAGTGCTGCTCGCCGTGGTGGGCTCCGGCCATCCGCTCAACATCGACGGCATCGGCGGCGGCGCGGCGGTCACCACCAAGGTCGCAATGCTATCGCCTTCAGACGACAGTTGGGCCGATGTGGATTATTTCTTCGCCCAAGTCTCGGTCGAGGATCGGCTGGTCGACTTCAAACCGACCTGCGGAAACATCCTGTCGGGTGTTGGCCCTGCGGCGGTGGAATTGGGCCTCGTCCAGCCCACCGGCGATGTGACGGATGTCAAAATCCACGCCGTCAACACCGGGGCCAAGGTGCTCTCCAAAGTGCTGACCCCCGGCGGTGTGCTCACTTATGACGGCGACACCGAGATCGCGGGCGTGCCCGGAGCCGGTGCCGCCGTGGCGCTAAACTTCATGGGTGTCGTCGGCTCTTCGACCGGGGCGTTTTTGCCCACGGGCAACATCCGCGATACCTTCGACGGGATCGAAGTCACCTGCATGGATGTGGCCATGCCGATGGTCATCGCCCGCGCGGCGGACTTTGGCCTGACGGGGTACGAGAGCGTGGCCGAGCTCGACGCGAACAAAGAGTTCTTTGCGCGGATGGAAGCCATTCGCCTTCAGGCCGGGGCCGCTATGGGCATGGGAGACGTGGCAAAATCCGTCACGCCGAAGTTCGGTCTGCTCGCCCCCGCCCGAAACGGTGGCACCATCGCGACACGCTATTTCATGCCGTGGAACACGCACCCCTCCATGGCGGTGACCGGGGCGCAATGTCTTGCCTCTTGCGCGCTCACCCCCGGCAGCGTCGCGGATGGGCTGCTTGACCGGCCCGGCCAAAGCCCCGCCGACGTTGTGCTCGAACATGCCTCTGGCACGATTGACGTGCTGGTAGATTACGACACGTCCGACGGCTTCGCGCTGAACTCCGCCGGGCTGCTGCGAACGGCGCGCAAGCTGGCGGATGGCTGTGTCTTTGTCCCCTCGCGCATTTGGGAGGGCCGCTGA
- a CDS encoding universal stress protein: MPVMNLLVAFNGSDASVAALRYAASLAKQRGAHVTAILAHTAHEVIDRRSRWIPEEARALLEAANSEILAEVIRRFEELRPALGLGDALDFREETGRVDTLLSEGARYYDMLIVGARTESDDAHVTHHPDRIALQSGRPVIVVPAGYDAGAQHSHAALAWDGGRAAARALSDSLRLLEADGRVSVLTVGKRTAWPIADLMTHLERHGVEAVHENFPITHPVALSYCERHDPSLLVLGAYGHSKFREDFLGGVTAEVLEKIKIPVLLPIEKRMMTNYEKIHVARRDLEKLRAELIAGIGTQKDRDPDLLILHERVSKAINALSA; this comes from the coding sequence ATGCCCGTGATGAACTTGCTTGTTGCCTTCAACGGCTCCGACGCTTCCGTCGCCGCATTGCGCTATGCGGCCTCGCTCGCGAAACAGCGCGGTGCCCATGTCACGGCGATCCTTGCGCATACCGCGCATGAGGTGATCGACCGTCGTTCCCGTTGGATCCCTGAAGAGGCCCGCGCCCTGTTGGAGGCTGCCAATAGCGAAATCTTGGCCGAGGTCATCCGCCGGTTCGAAGAACTCCGCCCCGCCCTCGGTCTGGGCGACGCGCTGGATTTCCGCGAAGAGACCGGCCGCGTAGACACGCTGCTCTCCGAAGGCGCCCGCTATTATGACATGCTGATCGTCGGCGCACGGACCGAGAGTGACGACGCTCATGTGACCCACCACCCGGACCGCATCGCCTTGCAATCTGGGCGTCCTGTGATCGTGGTGCCCGCGGGCTATGACGCGGGCGCGCAGCACAGCCATGCGGCGCTGGCATGGGACGGCGGGCGCGCCGCCGCGCGGGCACTGTCAGACAGCCTGCGCCTGCTTGAGGCCGATGGCCGGGTCAGCGTTCTGACGGTGGGCAAACGCACCGCTTGGCCGATCGCCGATCTGATGACCCATCTGGAGCGCCACGGCGTCGAAGCGGTGCATGAGAACTTTCCCATTACCCATCCGGTGGCACTGTCCTATTGCGAAAGGCACGATCCCTCGCTGCTGGTGCTGGGTGCCTATGGGCACTCCAAATTTCGCGAAGATTTCCTTGGTGGCGTGACCGCCGAGGTGCTGGAAAAGATCAAAATCCCCGTTTTGTTGCCCATTGAGAAGCGAATGATGACCAATTACGAGAAAATCCACGTCGCCCGCCGTGATCTGGAAAAACTGCGCGCCGAGTTGATTGCCGGCATCGGCACGCAGAAGGACCGCGACCCTGATTTGCTGATCCTACATGAACGGGTAAGCAAAGCGATCAATGCTCTTTCAGCATAG
- a CDS encoding D-2-hydroxyacid dehydrogenase family protein has translation MKVHILDDWFDTLRGLPCFDLLAEHDVTVWTDHQPDEAILADRLQDADCVVLFRERTTVTRGLLERLPNLRLISQRGAYPHVDVAACTDQGVLLCSNKGADGVNHAAAELTFALILSAMRQLPQQMASVKAGNSQMGVGRSLRGRRLGLYGYGRIGRVVADYARAFGMEVVWWGSDAGRARAKADGETVAKSSAAFFGSCDVVSLHLRLTPETRGSVTAEDLSAMSPRAVLVNTSRAGLIAKGALLQAFNAGHLGAAAVDVFDSEPLTDPNDPLLSHPKLIATPHIGFVTEDEFDKQFADIFAQVNAYAAGAPIHMINPSVYAP, from the coding sequence ATGAAGGTTCACATTCTCGACGACTGGTTCGACACCCTGCGCGGACTGCCCTGCTTTGACCTGTTGGCGGAGCACGATGTCACTGTCTGGACGGACCATCAGCCCGATGAGGCCATCTTGGCCGACCGTTTGCAGGATGCAGACTGCGTGGTGCTCTTTCGCGAGCGGACGACGGTGACGCGGGGGCTGCTGGAGCGCCTGCCGAACCTGCGCCTGATTTCGCAACGCGGCGCTTATCCGCATGTGGATGTCGCGGCTTGCACCGATCAGGGCGTGCTGCTGTGTTCCAACAAAGGCGCGGATGGGGTCAATCACGCAGCAGCTGAACTAACCTTTGCGCTGATCCTTTCAGCCATGCGGCAACTCCCGCAGCAGATGGCGAGCGTGAAGGCGGGCAACTCGCAGATGGGCGTAGGGCGCAGTCTGCGCGGGCGGCGGCTGGGGCTTTATGGCTATGGACGCATCGGACGTGTTGTGGCCGATTACGCCCGCGCCTTTGGCATGGAGGTTGTCTGGTGGGGCTCTGACGCCGGACGCGCGCGGGCGAAAGCGGATGGTGAGACCGTCGCCAAAAGCAGCGCGGCGTTTTTCGGGTCCTGCGACGTGGTCTCCCTGCATCTCCGGCTCACCCCTGAGACCCGCGGCAGTGTCACCGCGGAAGACCTCAGCGCTATGTCGCCCCGCGCGGTTCTGGTGAACACCTCCCGCGCCGGGTTGATCGCCAAAGGCGCGCTGCTGCAAGCGTTCAACGCCGGTCATCTGGGCGCAGCGGCAGTGGATGTCTTTGATTCCGAGCCGCTAACGGATCCCAACGACCCGCTGCTCTCACACCCCAAGCTGATCGCCACCCCGCATATCGGCTTTGTCACCGAGGATGAATTCGACAAGCAATTCGCGGATATCTTCGCGCAGGTGAACGCCTATGCAGCAGGCGCACCGATCCATATGATCAATCCTTCCGTCTACGCGCCATAA
- a CDS encoding AbrB family transcriptional regulator, whose protein sequence is MRLSQPTRRRALTLILAAAGTAFFWWLDLPLPFLFGPMAACLIAALSNVPIKGFGQVSVAARTILGVAVGASITPDLFHQLPQMAMSVALVPVFIALIGIIGVPFFRHVWGFDAPTAYYAAMPGGLQDMVIFGTEAGGDPRALSLIHATRVLIIVTLAPAFLTLAYGAGLTNPIGAPVTELPVGEMALMAAAALIGWKGGERIGLFGASILGPMIVTALLSLAGLIHSRPPAEAILAAQFFIGCGIGVHFLGVTWGELTRVVLAGIAYVLVLAVLAAGFTGLVTWAGLGDPVEAFLAFAPGGQAEMTVLAIVTGADLGFVITHHLTRIVLMIVGAPLVAGLMARRRKD, encoded by the coding sequence ATGCGCCTCTCCCAACCGACCCGCCGTCGTGCGCTGACCTTGATCCTCGCCGCGGCTGGTACCGCGTTCTTTTGGTGGCTCGATCTGCCGCTGCCATTCCTTTTCGGGCCGATGGCCGCCTGCCTTATCGCGGCATTGTCGAACGTGCCGATCAAAGGCTTCGGCCAAGTCTCGGTCGCGGCGCGCACAATCCTTGGAGTGGCGGTCGGCGCCTCGATCACGCCTGATCTTTTCCACCAACTGCCACAGATGGCGATGTCGGTTGCGCTGGTTCCGGTCTTTATCGCGCTGATCGGGATTATCGGCGTCCCGTTCTTTCGGCATGTTTGGGGGTTCGACGCGCCGACGGCCTATTACGCCGCGATGCCGGGCGGCCTGCAGGACATGGTGATCTTTGGCACCGAAGCGGGCGGCGATCCACGGGCGCTGTCGCTAATCCATGCCACGCGGGTGTTGATCATCGTCACCCTCGCGCCTGCTTTCTTGACGCTGGCTTACGGGGCGGGGCTGACCAATCCCATCGGCGCGCCGGTGACGGAACTGCCAGTGGGCGAGATGGCCTTGATGGCCGCCGCAGCCCTGATCGGCTGGAAGGGGGGAGAGCGAATCGGCCTGTTTGGCGCGTCCATCCTTGGCCCGATGATCGTGACCGCCCTCCTGTCACTGGCTGGCCTGATCCACAGCCGCCCGCCAGCCGAGGCCATCCTTGCCGCGCAGTTCTTCATCGGCTGCGGGATCGGCGTGCATTTTCTGGGCGTGACATGGGGCGAGCTGACGCGGGTGGTGCTGGCGGGCATCGCCTATGTGCTGGTGCTCGCCGTCTTGGCCGCAGGTTTCACCGGCCTCGTCACCTGGGCCGGATTGGGCGATCCGGTCGAGGCATTCCTTGCCTTCGCGCCGGGCGGGCAGGCCGAGATGACGGTGCTGGCCATCGTCACCGGGGCGGATTTGGGCTTTGTCATCACCCACCACCTGACCCGCATCGTGTTGATGATCGTCGGCGCGCCGCTGGTCGCGGGACTTATGGCGCGTAGACGGAAGGATTGA
- a CDS encoding GntR family transcriptional regulator, protein MSEEDRTPQGNSAYNQLMDELRAGRLNPGDRLRETELAERLGVSRTPVREAIRQLEADGVVAHIPRQGASIRTLDYAEVMELYEMRAVLEGTAARLAARAASDIEIEELQDMNQQLATLGNVPEAFTLNRQFHAALLDAAKNRFLTRSIHTLQKTLMILGPTTLTDPDRAEKAVEEHFGVLDAIKARNAARAEAAMRAHIEAAQRVRVRALRAQPSRDETYDGDLL, encoded by the coding sequence ATGAGCGAAGAAGACCGCACACCGCAGGGCAACTCTGCCTACAATCAGTTGATGGATGAACTTCGCGCCGGACGGCTCAACCCCGGCGACCGCCTGCGTGAAACGGAGCTGGCCGAGCGCTTGGGCGTCTCCCGGACCCCTGTGCGCGAAGCGATCCGCCAGTTGGAGGCCGATGGCGTGGTTGCTCATATCCCGCGCCAAGGGGCGAGTATCCGCACACTCGACTATGCCGAGGTGATGGAGCTTTACGAGATGCGCGCCGTGTTGGAGGGCACCGCCGCGCGGCTGGCCGCCCGCGCCGCCTCGGACATCGAGATCGAAGAGTTGCAGGACATGAACCAGCAGCTTGCCACCCTGGGCAATGTACCCGAAGCTTTCACCCTCAACCGCCAGTTCCACGCAGCCCTTCTGGACGCCGCGAAGAACCGTTTTCTCACCCGGTCGATCCATACGCTGCAAAAGACGCTGATGATCCTCGGACCGACGACGCTCACCGATCCTGACCGGGCCGAAAAAGCGGTGGAGGAACACTTCGGCGTCCTCGACGCGATCAAGGCCCGTAATGCCGCCCGCGCCGAAGCCGCGATGCGTGCGCATATCGAAGCGGCCCAACGGGTCCGGGTGCGCGCCCTGCGCGCGCAGCCCTCGCGCGATGAGACCTATGACGGAGACCTGCTGTGA
- the tcuA gene encoding FAD-dependent tricarballylate dehydrogenase TcuA, giving the protein MTEAYDIVVIGGGNSALCAAITAAEAGARVLILETAPKPYRGGNSRHTRNFRCMHHGPLGPLVESYTEDEYLADLMKVTGGKTDEHLARLAIRTSEECLPWMEEHGVRFQPSLSGTLSLARTNAFFRGGGKSLVNAYYRTAEGLGVDVLYEAAVTHLELEGDRVTRVDYTHEGMAKSLSPKSIVVASGGFQADTDWLVRAWGPAAKNFLIRGTPYNRGVVLANLLDQGIAQVGDPTQCHAVAIDGRAPKFDGGIVTRLDCVPFSIVVNKDAQRFYDEGEDVWPKRYAIWGRLVAAQPNQVGYVIIDAKSLNLFMPSVFPPIKADTLAELAGKMGLPADALEQTVAAFNEACGDQSGFHPTELDGVATSGLTPPKTNWARPITEPPFYGYSLRTGVTFTYLGLKVDENAQCSVDDRLVSNLWAAGETMAGSILGQGYLAGFGMTIGTVFGRIAGKEAADHAN; this is encoded by the coding sequence GTGACCGAGGCTTACGATATCGTCGTGATCGGCGGCGGCAATTCGGCGCTTTGTGCCGCGATCACCGCCGCCGAGGCCGGTGCCCGCGTCTTGATCCTAGAGACCGCGCCAAAGCCTTACCGGGGCGGCAATTCGCGCCACACCCGTAACTTCCGCTGTATGCACCACGGGCCACTGGGGCCGCTGGTCGAAAGCTACACCGAAGACGAATACCTCGCCGACCTGATGAAGGTGACGGGTGGCAAAACGGATGAGCATCTCGCACGCCTCGCCATCCGTACCTCTGAGGAATGCCTGCCTTGGATGGAAGAACATGGCGTGCGGTTTCAGCCTTCGCTCTCGGGCACCCTATCCCTTGCACGTACCAACGCCTTCTTTCGCGGCGGTGGCAAAAGCCTTGTAAACGCCTATTACCGCACCGCCGAAGGATTGGGCGTGGATGTGCTCTATGAAGCCGCCGTGACCCATCTGGAACTGGAAGGCGACCGGGTGACACGGGTGGATTATACCCATGAGGGGATGGCCAAGAGTCTCTCACCCAAATCCATCGTCGTGGCCTCTGGCGGCTTTCAGGCGGACACCGATTGGCTTGTACGCGCATGGGGGCCAGCGGCGAAGAATTTCCTGATCCGGGGAACGCCCTACAATCGCGGCGTGGTGCTGGCCAATCTGCTGGACCAAGGCATCGCACAGGTGGGCGACCCGACGCAGTGCCACGCGGTCGCCATCGACGGGCGCGCGCCAAAGTTCGACGGCGGGATCGTCACGCGGCTGGATTGCGTGCCCTTCTCCATCGTCGTGAACAAAGACGCACAGCGGTTCTATGACGAAGGCGAGGATGTCTGGCCCAAACGCTACGCCATCTGGGGCCGCTTGGTTGCCGCCCAGCCCAATCAGGTCGGCTATGTCATTATCGACGCGAAATCGCTGAACCTGTTCATGCCTTCGGTTTTTCCACCAATCAAAGCCGATACGCTGGCGGAACTGGCAGGAAAGATGGGCCTGCCCGCTGATGCGCTGGAGCAGACAGTTGCCGCGTTCAACGAAGCCTGTGGCGATCAAAGCGGCTTTCACCCCACCGAGCTTGATGGCGTGGCAACCTCCGGCCTCACCCCACCCAAGACCAACTGGGCGCGACCGATCACCGAGCCGCCGTTCTACGGCTATTCGCTGCGCACTGGCGTCACCTTTACGTACCTTGGCCTGAAGGTAGACGAAAACGCGCAATGCTCCGTTGACGATCGCCTTGTCAGCAATCTCTGGGCGGCGGGCGAAACCATGGCCGGGTCGATCTTGGGCCAAGGCTACCTCGCCGGTTTCGGCATGACCATCGGCACCGTTTTCGGACGTATCGCAGGCAAGGAGGCCGCAGACCATGCAAATTGA
- a CDS encoding 4Fe-4S ferredoxin, with protein MPQALADVRQDSWEEFAFPRAAGKTFQKNGLAIVLATVVGFALLFWAARALAALGGEGFYAVLSHNAMVAIFLPAFLFPLFSIAIGLRRYWQTVGGAPVRLSHLRGAVASIAYMRNLKGGHGDGCNFEDEDRFTHARRYAHQAIMYGFLLCFASTSVATLMHYLLGMPAPYGLFSAPKILGLTGGILLVLGCGKMVWLKLRSDKSLGATNAFGGEIAFTGLLGFVGLSGLLLYAASGSGWMPGLLVIHLGAVLAFFLLTPFTKMAHGFYRMACVDGSCIARHF; from the coding sequence CTGCCCCAAGCCTTGGCCGATGTGCGCCAAGACAGTTGGGAGGAGTTCGCCTTTCCACGTGCCGCCGGGAAAACGTTCCAGAAAAACGGCCTCGCCATCGTGCTCGCCACTGTCGTGGGCTTTGCATTGCTGTTCTGGGCTGCCCGTGCGCTGGCCGCTTTGGGGGGCGAAGGTTTCTATGCGGTGTTGTCCCACAATGCGATGGTGGCGATCTTTTTGCCCGCCTTTCTGTTTCCGCTGTTCAGTATCGCCATCGGGCTGCGCCGTTACTGGCAAACCGTCGGCGGTGCCCCGGTTCGCCTCTCGCATCTGCGCGGGGCCGTTGCCTCAATCGCGTATATGCGCAATCTCAAGGGCGGGCACGGCGACGGTTGCAACTTTGAAGACGAAGACCGTTTCACCCACGCCCGCCGCTATGCGCATCAGGCAATCATGTACGGCTTTCTGTTGTGCTTTGCTTCGACCAGCGTGGCGACGCTTATGCACTACCTGCTTGGTATGCCCGCTCCTTACGGGCTGTTCTCCGCCCCCAAAATCCTTGGTCTGACGGGCGGTATTCTGTTAGTGCTGGGCTGTGGCAAAATGGTCTGGCTCAAACTGCGGTCGGACAAATCGCTCGGTGCGACCAATGCCTTTGGCGGAGAGATCGCCTTTACCGGGTTGCTGGGGTTTGTCGGGCTGAGCGGGCTGTTGCTCTATGCGGCAAGCGGCTCTGGCTGGATGCCGGGCCTGTTGGTTATTCACCTCGGCGCGGTGCTCGCGTTCTTTTTGCTGACACCCTTCACCAAAATGGCCCATGGGTTTTACCGAATGGCGTGTGTGGATGGCTCCTGCATAGCAAGACATTTTTGA